One window from the genome of Nicotiana tomentosiformis chromosome 5, ASM39032v3, whole genome shotgun sequence encodes:
- the LOC138893158 gene encoding uncharacterized protein has translation MKEANVNTISGSTKLIEGSGRANLLLPGGTNLAIDEALYCSKSQRNLLSFKDIRQNGYHIETTNEEKIEYLYITTIISGKKYVLEILPALSSGLYYTSISKIKMHAIVNEKFTNQDNFIIWHDRLGHPGSTMMRKIIENSHGHSMKNHKILQFKEFSCAACSQGKLIIRPSAIKVRMESPTFLEHIQGDICGPIHPPCGPFRYYMILEPNISHLRIFGCAIYVPIAPPQHTKMGLQRRLRVYVGYESPSIIKYLEPMTGDLFTTRFSDCHFDESVYPILGGENKQLRNEIDWNVLSISHLDSRTNQCEQEVQKIIHLQNIANQLPDAFTDLPRVTKSHIPAANAPIRVDIPVGQLIKANNFKPRLKRGRPIGSKDKNPRKRKGANDQSDHNTEVVTQEEHKDIANDKTSREVQVPENDKNEEISISYVLTGKRWNRNNIVINNVFAYNVAIEIMQQDEDLEPKSVDECIQRNDWPKWEDAIQAELTSLAKREVFGSVVQTPNGVKPVGYKWIFVHKRNEKNEDFFPNKILARHIIYGHPRGSVIREINKLDVYSSSMIFSNV, from the exons ATGAAAGAAGCCAATGTTAATACAATAtccggtagtacaaaattaattgaaggttcTGGAAGAGCCAATTTATTACTACCAGGAGGAACAAATTTGGCTATTGATGAAGCATTATATTGTAGTaaatctcaaagaaacttattaagtttcaaagatattcgccaaaatggctaccatattgagactacaaatgaggaaaagattgaatatctttatattactacaataataTCTGGTAAGAAATATGTGCTTGAAATATTACCTGCTCTTTCCTCCGGCTTATACTACACAAGTATTAGCAAGATTAAAATGCATGCCATAGTAAATGAAAAGTTTACTAatcaagataattttattatttggcatgaccggttgggtcatcctGGTTCTACTATGATGcgtaaaataattgagaattcacatggacattcaatgaagaaccataagattcttcaatttaaagaattctcttgtgctgcatgttctcaaggcaaattaattattagaccatcagcTATTAAAGTTAGGATGGAATCCCCTACATTTCTGGAACATATACAGGGTGATATATGTGGGCCCATTCaccctccatgtggaccattcagatattatatgattttg gagccaaatatttctCATCTTAGAATCTTTGGTTGTGCgatatatgttccaattgctccaccacaacACACAAAGATGGGTCTTCAAAGAAGGTTGAGAGtatatgttgggtatgaatctccttctattataaaatatctggagcctatgactggagatttatttacaacaagattttctgattgtcattttgatgaatcagtatacccaatattagggggagaaaataagcagctgAGAAACGAGatagattggaatgtattatcaATATCTCATTTAGATTCTcgaacaaatcaatgtgaacaagaggttcaaaagataattcatttgcaaaatattgcaaatcaactgccagatgcattcactgacctaccaagggtgactaagtcacatattccagctgctaatgctccaattcGAGTGGATATCCCGGTAGGACAATTAATTAAAGCAAATAATTTTAAACCACGCTTGAAACGTGGTAGACCTATCGGTTCTAAGGATAaaaatcctcgaaaaagaaaaggagcaaatgatcaaagtgATCATAATACGGAGGTAGTGACTCAAGAAGAGCACAAAGACATAGCAAATGATAAAACCTCAAGggaggttcaggtacctgaaaatgataagaatgaagagatctcaataagttatgtcttaacGGGAAAAAGATGGAACCGAAATAATATTGTTATCAATAACGTTTTTGCTTATAATGTCGCTattgaaataatgcaacaagatgaggatcttgaaccaaaaTCTGTTGATGAATGTATacagagaaatgattggccaaaatgggaagatgctatccaggcagaattaacttcacttgcaaaacgtgaagtttttgggtctgtagtccaaacaccaaatggtgttaagcctgttggctataaatggatTTTTGTACataaaaggaatgagaaaaatgag gatttttttcctaataagattttagcgaggcacattatctatggacatccaagaggGAGTGTTATAAGAGAAATCAATAagttggatgtctactcttcctccatgatcttctcaaatgtttaa